Genomic DNA from Cupriavidus pauculus:
GATTGCGGATGTCCGAGAAGATGAATCCGACCATGCGCGCGGAGACGCCCCGCATGCTCTGGGCCGCCATGCTCGGCTTCCAGCCCAGTTCATCGATGGCAGCCTGAACGCGCGCGCGCACGTCCTCGGCGACTGTGGGTACTCCATTTGCCACGCGCGACACCGTTGCGATAGCGACGCCCGCTGCGCGGGCAACATCGTGGACAGTGACGCGCTTGGTCAAATTCGAATCCGGTCAATAGGCTTCTTGGAACAGGGTCCGGAAGTCCGCGAGCGTGGTCTTCCGGGGATTCCAGCGATTATAGTTTGCCTTGACGCAGAGGTCGGCCATGACCTCGAACTTGTCGTCGGCCACCCCCGCGTCGCGCAGTCGCCGCGGGATGCCGAGATCCGCGCAGAGCGTCTCGATCGCCTCGATGGCCATGCGTGCCGCATCGAGCATCGGCATCCCCTGGACCGGCCTGCCCATGGCGGCGGCAACGCGCGCGTACTTCGCCGGGTTTGCAAGCAGGTTGAATCGCGCGACCGTCGGCAGGCACAGGGCATTGGACAAGCCGTGGGACAGGTGATATTCGGCACCGATGAAACGGGCCATGCAATGGACGTTGCCCAGCCCGGTCTGCCCGAACGTGATGCCGGCCAGCGCGGATCCGCACAGCATGTTCGTCGCGGCCTCGATATTTTCGCGATCGGCCACAAACTGGCGGATGTTGGCGGCGAGGAGTTCGATTGCCTGAATATTGATGGCGTCGGTAATCAGATTCGCCTGGCGCGAGAGGTACGACTCGAACGCGTGGACGAACGCGTCGATGCCGGAATGCGCCGCCACGTGAGCGGGGACCGTCCGCAATGCCAGGGGATCGAGGATGGCGAAGGCAGCAGGGTTCAGCGCCGCATGCCGGATCGACATCTTCAGGTTCTTCTCCGTATCCGTGATGACGCAGGATCCGGAGACCTCCGAGCCCGTACCGGCGGTCGTCGGAATCGCAATCAAGGGCGGCGGCGCGATCGAAAATTTCTCGATGCCTTCATAGTCATGAATGCGGCCACCGTTGGCCAGCACGACGCCGACCGCCTTGGCCACGTCGATGGTGCTGCCACCGCCGATCGCGAGAATGACGGTGGCCTCGTGCGCGCGACACACATCGAGTGCGCGCTGCACGGTGATGGCACTCGGGTCGGGCTCGATGTCGGAATAGCTGGCGATGGCCACGCCCTGGCCTTCGAGAAGCGCCACCACGCGCGCGTAGAAATCGCTGGCGAGCAGCGCCGCATCCACGGCAATGAATACCCGCTTGCCGCCGCGCTCGCGAATGATGTCGCCGATGCGCTCATGAGAGCCGGCGCCGATATGGATGCGGGTCGGACAGAAGAATGTGGAGATGTCGGTAATGGGCATGAAAACGTAATGCAGAAGTGTTGAATCAATCCGTTGCGGAGAAGCCCGATGCGATCGTGGTCCAGCGTCGCGTTTCCGTTTGCACGAACGTCGTGAGGGCGGTGGGGCTCATGCCTCCGGGTTCCGCGGCCATGTTCTGCAGCGTGGTCTGCATGGACGGATCCTTCATGCTTGCGACCACGGCGTTGTAGATGCGATCGCGGATGGCCGGCGGAAGGTTGCGCGGCGCGGCGAGGCTATACCAGGTGCTCATCTGATACCCGGGCACGCCTGCCTCGCTGAGAGTCGGCACGTCGGGCAGGAAGCGCGTACGCTGCGATGTCGTGACGGCCAGCGCCTTGATATTGCCACCCGCAAGCTGGGCATTGGCAGAGGCGGCGGAATCGAGTGCGAAGACCACGCGACCGCCGATGATGTCGGTCATCATGGGCGATGCCCCCTTGTACGGCACGTGCACGGCATCGAACGAGGCTTGCTTCTTGAGCAACTCGGCCGACAGATGCTGGGTCGTCCCGATACCGGCGGAGCCGAACGTCGCTTCGCCGGGATGGCTTTTCAGGTAGGCGATCAACTCCTTGACGTTGTTGACCGGCAGCGATTTGCGCACGATCAGGACATTCGGCACGACGGCGACTGTCGTGATATGCGTCATATCCTTCTCGAAGTCGTAGGGCAGATTCTTGTACAGCGCGGACGCCGCCGCATGCCCGACATTCGCGAGCAGCAAGGTGTAACCGTCGGGCTGCGCCCGCGCCACCATCGCGGCCCCGAGGGTGCCCCCGGCGCCGGGCCGGTTATCGACGACGACGGACTGGCCGAGCTCCTTCTGCAGTTGCGCGGCAACGGCGCGCGCGACGATATCGGTCGTGCCGCCCGGCGTGAAGGGGGCGACGATCGTGATCGGTTTGGTCGGCCAGTCCGCGGCAACCGCCACGTTGGCCGTCGCGGCGAAAGCCACCGCAATGCCGAGGGAACGCACGAGCTTTGTGAGGGGATGAAGCATGTCTGTCTCCGAGTCTTATTTGTTCTCGCCGGTTGCCGGCGTTCTGCATAAAGAGGGTGCTGGCTAGTCGAGCCGGATGTTCATTCCCGAAAGCAGCGTGCGCCAGTTCGCCACGGATCCCGCCAGAAGCTCGGCCGCCCCCTCCGGGGTTTGCTGGCGTTCGGCAGGAACTTCCACGCCCGAAGGGCCGAGCTTGGCCTGCGTCTGGGCATCGCCGATCGTCTTGCGCAACGCCTGGCCCAGTCGCGCCACGACGGCTGGCGGGGTTCCCTTTGGCGCGAGCACCATGTTCCAGATGTCGTAGTGCAGATCGGGAAATCCCGACTCGCCGGCGGCCGGGACGTCGGGAAGTGCCTTGATCCGTTTCGGACGCAGCACCGCAACGCCGCGCACCAGTCCCGACTTGATGAAGCTCGTGGAGGTGGTGGTGCTGTCGACGAGGTAGTCGATATGGCCCGCGGCAACGTCGTTGAGCGCCAGGCCCGCCCCGCGATAGTTGGCGATACTGACCTTGACCCCAAGCTTCGCATTCAGCAGGACACTGCCGAGAAACGATCCGGAGCCGGTGCCTGCCGCGCCCGCGTTCATGGTTGCGGCGTGCTGCCTGGCGTAGGTGGCGAACTGATCGAGACCCGTCACGGGAAGATCCTTGCGGGCCGTGACGACCTGCGGTGCATCGCCGACGGAGGCTAGCGGTATCAGGTCCTTCAGGACGTCGTAGGGCAACGATTTGTATAGCGTGGCGTTCGCGGCCAGTGTGCCGACATTGCCGATCAGCAAGGTGTAGCCATCGGCGGGCGCCCGGACCGCACGCGCAGTGCCCAGCGTGCCGCCCGCACCGGGGAAGTTCTCGACGACGACAGGCTGCCCGAGGTCGCGTGCCAGTCCTTCGGCGATCACGCGCGCGAGGATGTCGGTCGGGCCGCCTGCCGCGAAAGGTACGATGAGCGTGAGCGGGCGATTCGGATATGGCGTCTGGGCGAGGGCGGACGCGGCGGCGCCGAACGGTGCTGCCGCGATAGCGGCAAGCAGCATGCGACGCCGGCGCGAATGCGCGCCCTGCGACATGCCCTGAGATGGGGTTCGCGTTTCGCGCATCACGGATTGAACACGACGAGGCGTTCTTCGGTCATCTCCCGCATGGCGTAGTGCGGGCCTTCCTTGCCGAAGCCGCTGTCCTTGACGCCGCCGAACGGCATGACGTCGGAGCGGGCGCTGGACGTCTCGTTGATCTGCACGGTGCCAAAGCGCAGCGTTGCCGCGGCCTTCAGCGCGCGGTCGATGTCCTGCGTAAAGATGCCGGCGGCCAGCCCAAAGGGCGTGCTGTTGGCGCTGGCGAGCGCGGCGTCGAAGTCGTCGAACGGCCGGAGGGCGATCAACGGGGCAAACGCCTCCTGGCACCACACGCGACCTTCTTCGGGCACGTCTTTCATGATGACCGGATCGATCACGGAGCGCCTGCGGGTGCCGCCACAGAGGACCTGAGCCCCTGCCGATGCCGCTTCCCGAATCCACGTCTCGGCGCGTATCGCGGCCTGCTCGGTAATGAGCGGGCCGACGCGCGTGGCCGGATCGCGCGGATCCCCGGCCACCAATGTTCCGGCGAACTCGACCAGCCGCTCGGCAACCTCGGTGGCGACGCGGGCGTCAACGTACAGGCGCTGGACGGAGGTGCATACCTGTCCTGCCTTCCGGAGTCCGGCATTGGCGATCTTCGGAATGGCCCGGTCGAGGTCCGCGTCGGCGGCGACGAACGTGCTGGCGATGCTGCCCAGCTCCATCTGTGTGCGCCGCAGGCCCGCCGCCCGCTGAATGATCTTGCCCACGCGCGTGCTGCCTGTGAACGTGTAGAAGGCGACATCGTTTTCTTCGAGCAGCCATGTGCCGACCGTTTCGCCTTCCCCCTGAAGAATGGAAAGGAAGGGTGCGGGCATGCCGGCTTCCAGCAGGACTTCGCCCAACAAGGCACTGGTGAGCGGCGTGAAGGCGGAAGGCTTGAGCACGACGGCGTTACCGGCCGCGTAGGCGGGAGCCACCTTGTGGAGCACGGTGTTCAGCGGCGAGTTGAAGGGCGTGATGGCGCATACCACGCCCACCGGAAAGCGTTGCGTGAAACCCAGCCGCCGATGCGCGCCGGGGCTGGCGGCAAACGGCACCATCTCCCCGGTCAGTTGAGTGGCTTCATTCGCGCAGAGGGTGAGCGTCACCTTGGCGCGGTCGACCTCGGTATGGGCATCGACGAGCGTGAAGCCCGCTTCCGTGGTCATCGCATCGACGAAACGGGCGCGCTGGGTCTCGAGCAGTTCGGCGGCCCGCCGGAGCGTCACGCTACGGTCGAACGGCGCGGGGGCGCCCGCATCCACTGCGGTTTTGGCGATCCGCACGGCCCGCGCGACATGGTCTCGGGTCGCCGACGACACGACCGCGATGGCCTCGCCGGTGAACTTGTCATGGACTTCAAAGCTGTCTTGCGAGTCAGTCCAGCTGCCGTCGATGAGCGAGCCGGTCGGGGGGAGGGAGGTGCTGGGGAGTCGGGTGTTGCGCATTAGCGATCTCAAAGAAAACGTTTTCTCAATGATCGGGGCGTGGGCGGAATATGTCAATGTGGCGTGGGAATGGGTAAACCCCGATGATTTCGCGATATTTGGAACATCGTAAGCTCGGCACCGATCGGTCGGCACCTATCGAAAAGCGCCTCATAAGACATAATACCAGTCGGACGAGAAATCGTTTTCTACGCGGGCGTGCCCGCGCGGGCAAACATCGCCATCTGTTGAGATCCTCAACGATTTTGTATGACTCGTACGGCATCGGCCCGCATTGCCAGGCGCCTGCTCGCTTATCGTTCTGTCTCACTTCAGACGATTCACCCGCATGTACACCAAAGGCACATTTCTCGAATTGCAGTTCTCCGCTCGCCGGCTCAACGACGCGGCGGGGGAGCCCTTTTGGATCGATCTTTCGCGCGAGGAAGCGCGGGCGTTGTGCGAGGCGTTGCAGCGGCGCCTCGACGAGGCGCTTCCCGATACCGCGCCGCCGCTCGTCGTGCCATTGGACGTCGTGGCCGACGTGGCCGCCGACGTGGCGGCGCCCGGCAAGGCCGTGAGCAAGCCCGCGCCATCGGCCGATACGGAATTCCAGCAATGGGTCTGCCTGCTTTGCGGGTGGGTTTACGACGAAGCGGAAGGGGTGCCCGAAGAGGGGATTCCGCCCGGCACGAAATGGGCGGACGTGCCCGATGACTGGCGCTGCCCGCTGTGCGACGTCGGCAAGGAGGACTTTGCGATGGTGCCTCTTTGACGGCGCGGGCGGGATGAAGACTGCCGTGGCGTAAATCTTGCGTGACGAAGCGTCCTGCTCGATCAAGCGCCCGCAGAGCGCACCCTCGCATGCCTTCCCCTTCACAGCCGCCCACCCCGGCCCGCAGTCCCTCCGCGCCGCTCAACCTCCGCCAGATCGAGGTCTTCCACGCCATCATGGTGGCCGGCTCGCTGAGCGAGGCCGGCCGCATGCTGTGCGTGTCGCAGCCCGCGATCAGCCGCGTGCTCGCCACCATCGAGTCGCGCATGCGCTTTGCATTGTTCGATCGCGAGCGTGGGCGGTTGCATCCGACCCCCGAGGCGCATCGGCTGTTTGCCGAGGTGCGGCCCATTCTCGATGGGGTGCGCCGCTTCAACGAGGTGGCGGCGAGTCTCGCCGAGCATGGCGACGGCAAGCTCTCGATCGTGTCGAGCCCGAGCTATAGCGAATGGCTGATGCCGCGCGCGATCCAGCGCTTTCGCCACAGGCATCCGTCGGTACGCGTGCACTACCGGCCATTGCCGTCCGACGCGCTGATGACGTTCGTGGCGCAAGGGCATGCGGACCTCTGCATCGCGTCGATGGCACCGCCGGAAGGCTCGGAGCTGCGCGCGCGCGAGATCGGCGAAGGCAACATCATGTGCGCGGTGCCGCGTGGCCATGCGCTGGCCGAGTACGCCGAGCTGACCGTGGACGATCTGCGCGGCTCGACCTTTATCGGCTACGGCGGCGATACGCCGTTCGGCCGGCTCTCCGCGCGGTTCCTCACGTCCGAGCGCGGCACGCTTGCCCCCGATATCGAGATCCGCTCGACGCCCGAGGCGATGGCGCTCGTGCGCGAAGGTGTCGGGGTCGCGCTGATGGAGTCGTTCGGCTACACCCCCGAGGGGGCCGGCGATATCGTGCTCAAGCCGATCCGGCCGGCGCTCGCCCACAAGATCTACCTGATCCACTCGCGCCAGCAGGCGATGTCCACGCTGGCCAAGGGCTTCGTCGCGACGCTCACGCATCTGCTCGACCGGCAGGCGGGGTAAGCGTGCCCGCGTGTGTGGCGGCCTTGCGACGACGGCGGCCGAAGCGGCATCAATGTTTGTCGGAAACCCATAACGCACGGTTATGGGTCATGGATGGCGAGATCGCCCCCGGCTGGCCGGCAGCCCTTGCGCCGCAAGGCCGGAGCACCCGGAATCCCTTGCCGGGCAGGGCCTGCCGGCGCGCGGGCCGGGCGCTTTCGGCGCGATGGCGGCCTCCCTACACTGGCCCTGCCTTCAACGTCAGATGCCCCCGCACGCCAGATCCATGACCCGACTCATCACCGTAGCCGCCGCCCAGCTTGGCCCGATCCAGAAACACGAGGGCCGCGACGTTGCGGTTGGCCGCATGGTGCGGTTGCTCGAACGCGCACACCAACGTGGTGCGCAGGCGGTCGTCTTCCCGGAACTGGCCCTGACGACGTTTTTTCCGCGCTGGTATCACGAGGACCTCGACGAAGCCGAAGGCTGGTACGAAACCGAGTTGCCGTCGCCGGCCACCCAGCCGCTGTTCGATGCGATCCGCAAGTATGGGCTGACCGTCTACCTCGGCTACGCGGAAATCGCATTCGAGCCCGATGAAACGGGCATCGTGCGCAAGCGCCGGTTCAACACGTCGGTCGTCATCGCGCCGTCGGGCGAAATCATCCTCAAGTACCGCAAGGTCCATCTGCCGGGCCACGCCGAGTTCGCGACGCACCGCAAGGTGCAGCATCTGGAGAAGCGCTACTTCGAGATCGGCAACCTCGGCTTCCCCGTGAAGCGCGCGCCGATCGGCGACGTCGATGTGAACCTCGGCATGATGATCTGCAACGATCGCCGCTGGCCCGAGTCGTGGCGCGTGCTGGGCCTGCAGCAGGTGGAACTGGTCATGCTGGGCTACAACACCCCGAGCATGAATCAGGAGAACCGCGGGTTCGAGGCCCATCACCTGCGCGTGTTCCACTCGCAGCTTTCGATCCAGGCCGGCTGCTACCAGAACGCGACGTTCGCCGCGGCGGTGGCAAAGGCGGGGAACGAGGATGGGCACGAGCTGTTCGGCCACTCGATCATCGTCAATCCGCAGGGCGAGATCCTCGCGCAGGCCACTACGTGGGACGACGAACTGATCGTCGCCGACTGCAACCTCGACCTGTGCGAGCTGGGCCGCTCCACGGTGTTCAACTTCGAGAAGCATCGCCGCATCGAAGCCTATGGCCGCATTACCGAGCAGACGGGCAGCGAGGCGCCACCCGTGTGGACGCCGGCATCCGCATGATGGAGGCCTCGATGCAATCGACAGTCCGTCCGGCGTTGCCCGCCACGATTCATCACGAGATGCTCGGCGAGATGCGCGTGCCCGTATTCGCCGATGTGGAACGCGCCGCGGGGGCGCTGGCTCCGCATATCGTGCGGACGCCGCTGCTGCGCAGCGCGCGGCTCGATGCATTGGCCGGCGCGCCGGTATGGATCAAGCCCGAGTGCCTGCAGGTCACGGGCTCGTTCAAGGCGCGCGGCGCGTTGAACGCCTTGCTCGCGATGGACGATGCCACGCGGGCGCGCGGCGTCATCGCGTATTCGACGGGCAATCACGGCCAGGCCATCGCATGGGCCGCCAAACGTCTTGGTGTGGAAGCCACCATCGTGATGCCCGTGGATGCGCCGCGCAACAAGGTGGAACGCGCGCTGGCGCAAGGCGCGCGCGTCGTGCATTACGACCGCCGCCATGAAAGCCGCGAGACCATCGGCATGCGTCTGCTCGACGAAACCGGCGGCACGCTCGTGCCGCCCGGCGATCATCCCGATGTGCTCGCGGCACAGGGCACGCTGGCGCTGGAAGCGCTGCAGGACCTGCCATCGGGCGCGCGCCGCAACCTCGGCACGTTTGCCGCGCCATGCGGCGGCGGCGGCATGCTCGCGGGTTGCGGGCTCGCGATCGAAGCCATCAGTCCCGGCACGCGCCTCGTCGCCGCCGAGCCCGCCGCATTCGACGATACCGTGCGTTCGCTGCGCAGCGGCCAGCGCGAAACCAACGCGGCGGGCGCCGCATCGATCTGCGACGCGCTGCAGGCCGTCACACCGGCCGAGCTGCCCTTCGCGATCAACGGCCGTTACCTCGATGCCGCCCATGCGGTCAGCGACGAGGAAGTCGCTGCCGCGATTCGCTTCGCGCTTGAGGAACTGCGGCTCCTCGTCGAACCCGGCGGCGCCGTTGCGCTGGCGGCCCTGCTTGCCGGCCGCGTCGACCTGGCCGGCCGCGATGCCGTCGTGGTGCTGTCCGGCGGCAATATCGATCTTCCTCTTCTACAAACGATGCTGCAGTCCACTGCGGCCGCGATGCACGGGAACTGAGACAACCCGTGCCCATGCCGGCGCATGCGCCGGATTACCACCAACGTGCGGCCAACCCCGCCGAATCAGGAATCGCATCATATGTCTCCCAACCTCAACCCGTTCCGCAAGTTCGCGCGCATGGCGCTTGCCGCCGCCTCGCTGCTGCTGTCCGCCCAGGCGTTCGCCGCCTACCCCGAGCGTCCGATCCAGCTGATCGTGCCGTTCAACGCCGGCACCACACCCGATATCGTGTCGCGTCTGCTCGCCGAAGCCGTGGGCCGCGACATCGGGCAGCAGATCGTCGTCATGAACCGCGTGGGCGCGTCCGGCATCATCGGTACGCAGGCCATCATCAATGCGCCGGCCGACGGCTACACGATCGGGTTTGCCAACGTGGCGACGCTGGCCATCAACCAGTCGCTGTACAAGAAGCTGCCATACGACGCGGACAAGCAGCTTGCGCCCGTGGCACTCACCGGCTACGTGCAGAACGTGCTGGCCGTGCGCAAGGACCTGGGCGTCAAGAGCGTGGCCGAACTCGTGGCCAAGGCCAAGGCGGCGCCGGGCAAGCTGGCCGTGGCATCGGGCGGTAACGGCACCACGGGGCACCTGAGCGCGGAGATGTTCAAGTCGATGGCCGGCGTGTCGATCACGCATGTGCCGTACAAGGGCGGTCCGGAAGCCGACCTCGCGGTGCTGCGCGGCGAGGTGGACCTCGTGTTCGAGAACATCACGTCGATCTCTCCATACCTCAAGAACGGCAGCGTCGTGCCGCTGGCCGTGACGGGCAAGGAGCGCGACAGCCGCCTGCCGCAACTGCCGACGATGGCGGAGAGCGGTCTCAAGGACTATCAGGCTGTGGCATGGACCGGCTATGTCGCGCCGGCCGGTGTCGATCCGCAGATCCTCGACATGCTTAACCGCGCGTTCAACAAGGCAGCCAATTCGGATGCCCTCAAGGCACGCCTCGCGGACATGGCGTACGAAGTCACCACCGGCCCGCGCAGCGCGCTGTTCGACCTCGCGCACAAGGAGCGTCCGATCTGGGCTGGCGTGATCCGCATGTCCGGCGCGACGCTGGACTGACGATCATGGCGGACTTCGACGTGGTGCTGCGCGGCGGCGCGGTGATCGATGGAACGGGCGCGCCGCGCTTCGATGCGGACGTGGGTATCGAGGGCCAGCGCATCGCGGCGATCGGCGATCTGTCCGGCGCGCGCGGTCGCGTCGACCTCGACGTGGGCGGGCATATCGTGGCGCCCGGCTTTATCGACGCGCATACGCACGATGACCGCTATCTGATGCAGAACCCGCTGATGCCGGCCAAGCTCAGCCAGGGCGTGACGACCGTGGTCACCGGCAACTGCGGCATCAGCCTGGCGCCGTGGTGTGCCACGCCGGGGCAGACCGTGCCACCGCCGCTCGATCTGCTCGGCGAAGACGCGTCCGCGTTTCGCTATACGGTGTTCGGCGACTACCTCGATGCACTCGAGCGCGCGATGCCGGCCGTCAATGCGGCATGCCTCGTGGGCCATACGACGCTGCGCGTGGCGGTGATGGACCGGCTCGATCGCGCGGCGACCGATGCCGAGATCGGTGCCATGCAGGCATTGCTGCGCGATGCGATGGTGGCGGGCGCACGTGGCATGTCCACGGGTGCCGCCTATCCCGCGGCCATGCCGGCGCCCACCGACGAGATGTCGCGCGTGGCTTCGGCGATGCGGGGCTTCGGCGGCGTGCATGCGAGCCATATCCGCGACGAGGGCGATCGAGTCTGCGATGCCATCGACGAGGCCGTGACCATCGGCGCGGCGGCCGAAGCGGGCACCGTGGTGTCCCATCACAAGCTGATTGGCCCGAAGAATCATGGCCGCTCGGTGGAAACGCTCGGGCATCTGTCGCAGGCGATGCGCCATCACTGCGTCGGCCTCGACTGCTATCCCTATCAGGCGGGTTCGACGATCCTGCGCAAGGATCGCCTTGCGGTGTCGAGCCGCGTGATCGTGACGCGTTCCCAGCCGCATCCCGAGTACGCGGGGCAGGACCTCGATGCGATCGCCGCGCAGATGGGGCTGTCGCCGGAAGACGCCGTCGACGCGCTGCAACCGGCCGGCGCCATCTACTTTCTGATGGATGAGGCCGACGTGCGCCGCATTCTGGCTTTCCCGCAAACGATGATCGGCTCCGATGGCCTGCCGCACGATCCCGTGCCGCATCCGCGCCTGTGGGGCACGTTTCCGCGCGTGCTCGGGCACTACAGCCGCGACGTCGGGCTGTTCCCGCTCGAAACCGCGGTGCACAAGATGAGCGGCCTGACGGCGCGCCATTTCGGTCTCGAGGGCCGTGGCGTGCTGGCCGAGGGCAACTACGCCGACATCACGGTGTTCGACGCCGCGCGTATCATCGACACCGCGACGTTCGAGCAGCCGGTGGCACAGGCCGCCGGCATCGTGTGCGTGCTCGTCAATGGCGAGCTCGCATGGCGCGACGGCGCCGCGACTGGCGCGCGCGCCGGCGCGGTCCTTCGGCGCCGCCCGGCGGCTTGACGCTTTCCATCCACTCCATCGGCATTCAACGCTTCATGACGCAACCCGCGCAATCGGGTTTCCACTTCGCCTTCAACATCACGAACCTCGACGAGGCGCGCCGCTTCTACGGCGACGTCCTGGGCTGCAAGGAAGGCCGCAGCACCGAGACCTGGGTCGATTTCGATTTCTTCGGCCACCAGATCTCGCTACACCTCGGCAAGCCCTTCGACACCGCCCGCACGGGGCGCGTCGGCAATGCGATGGTACCGATGCCGCATTTCGGGATCATCCTGCTGCTGCCGGACTGGCGCGCGCTGGCCGACCGCCTCACGGCGGCCGGTACCGAATTCGTCCTCGCGCCGCAGGTGCGCTTCGAAGGCGAGCCGGGCGAACAGTGGACCATGTTCTTCACCGACCCGTTCGGCAACCCGATCGAGGTCAAGGGGTTCAAGACCTGGGAAGCGGTCTACGCGCATTGAGCTTCAGGCTTTCGGCGCCCGCAGTGGTGCGGGCGGTACGACGGTCGCAATCTCGCCGGTCTTGACGTCGTAGACGAGGCCCGACACCACGACGTTGTCGGGCAGCTTGCTATTGGCCCGGAGCGCGGTCACGTCGAGCGCGACGGCCTTGTACGGATCGGTGACCGCCAGTTCGTCGAGGCCGGAGGCCTCCACGCCGAGATGGTCCGCGAGCAACGCGGGCGCGTGATGATGGCAGCCGATGATGCCGCAATCGGTGTGC
This window encodes:
- a CDS encoding aldehyde dehydrogenase family protein — its product is MRNTRLPSTSLPPTGSLIDGSWTDSQDSFEVHDKFTGEAIAVVSSATRDHVARAVRIAKTAVDAGAPAPFDRSVTLRRAAELLETQRARFVDAMTTEAGFTLVDAHTEVDRAKVTLTLCANEATQLTGEMVPFAASPGAHRRLGFTQRFPVGVVCAITPFNSPLNTVLHKVAPAYAAGNAVVLKPSAFTPLTSALLGEVLLEAGMPAPFLSILQGEGETVGTWLLEENDVAFYTFTGSTRVGKIIQRAAGLRRTQMELGSIASTFVAADADLDRAIPKIANAGLRKAGQVCTSVQRLYVDARVATEVAERLVEFAGTLVAGDPRDPATRVGPLITEQAAIRAETWIREAASAGAQVLCGGTRRRSVIDPVIMKDVPEEGRVWCQEAFAPLIALRPFDDFDAALASANSTPFGLAAGIFTQDIDRALKAAATLRFGTVQINETSSARSDVMPFGGVKDSGFGKEGPHYAMREMTEERLVVFNP
- a CDS encoding LysR substrate-binding domain-containing protein; this encodes MPSPSQPPTPARSPSAPLNLRQIEVFHAIMVAGSLSEAGRMLCVSQPAISRVLATIESRMRFALFDRERGRLHPTPEAHRLFAEVRPILDGVRRFNEVAASLAEHGDGKLSIVSSPSYSEWLMPRAIQRFRHRHPSVRVHYRPLPSDALMTFVAQGHADLCIASMAPPEGSELRAREIGEGNIMCAVPRGHALAEYAELTVDDLRGSTFIGYGGDTPFGRLSARFLTSERGTLAPDIEIRSTPEAMALVREGVGVALMESFGYTPEGAGDIVLKPIRPALAHKIYLIHSRQQAMSTLAKGFVATLTHLLDRQAG
- a CDS encoding Bug family tripartite tricarboxylate transporter substrate binding protein, encoding MLLAAIAAAPFGAAASALAQTPYPNRPLTLIVPFAAGGPTDILARVIAEGLARDLGQPVVVENFPGAGGTLGTARAVRAPADGYTLLIGNVGTLAANATLYKSLPYDVLKDLIPLASVGDAPQVVTARKDLPVTGLDQFATYARQHAATMNAGAAGTGSGSFLGSVLLNAKLGVKVSIANYRGAGLALNDVAAGHIDYLVDSTTTSTSFIKSGLVRGVAVLRPKRIKALPDVPAAGESGFPDLHYDIWNMVLAPKGTPPAVVARLGQALRKTIGDAQTQAKLGPSGVEVPAERQQTPEGAAELLAGSVANWRTLLSGMNIRLD
- a CDS encoding Bug family tripartite tricarboxylate transporter substrate binding protein, which gives rise to MLHPLTKLVRSLGIAVAFAATANVAVAADWPTKPITIVAPFTPGGTTDIVARAVAAQLQKELGQSVVVDNRPGAGGTLGAAMVARAQPDGYTLLLANVGHAAASALYKNLPYDFEKDMTHITTVAVVPNVLIVRKSLPVNNVKELIAYLKSHPGEATFGSAGIGTTQHLSAELLKKQASFDAVHVPYKGASPMMTDIIGGRVVFALDSAASANAQLAGGNIKALAVTTSQRTRFLPDVPTLSEAGVPGYQMSTWYSLAAPRNLPPAIRDRIYNAVVASMKDPSMQTTLQNMAAEPGGMSPTALTTFVQTETRRWTTIASGFSATD
- a CDS encoding Bug family tripartite tricarboxylate transporter substrate binding protein, with the protein product MSPNLNPFRKFARMALAAASLLLSAQAFAAYPERPIQLIVPFNAGTTPDIVSRLLAEAVGRDIGQQIVVMNRVGASGIIGTQAIINAPADGYTIGFANVATLAINQSLYKKLPYDADKQLAPVALTGYVQNVLAVRKDLGVKSVAELVAKAKAAPGKLAVASGGNGTTGHLSAEMFKSMAGVSITHVPYKGGPEADLAVLRGEVDLVFENITSISPYLKNGSVVPLAVTGKERDSRLPQLPTMAESGLKDYQAVAWTGYVAPAGVDPQILDMLNRAFNKAANSDALKARLADMAYEVTTGPRSALFDLAHKERPIWAGVIRMSGATLD
- a CDS encoding iron-containing alcohol dehydrogenase — protein: MPITDISTFFCPTRIHIGAGSHERIGDIIRERGGKRVFIAVDAALLASDFYARVVALLEGQGVAIASYSDIEPDPSAITVQRALDVCRAHEATVILAIGGGSTIDVAKAVGVVLANGGRIHDYEGIEKFSIAPPPLIAIPTTAGTGSEVSGSCVITDTEKNLKMSIRHAALNPAAFAILDPLALRTVPAHVAAHSGIDAFVHAFESYLSRQANLITDAINIQAIELLAANIRQFVADRENIEAATNMLCGSALAGITFGQTGLGNVHCMARFIGAEYHLSHGLSNALCLPTVARFNLLANPAKYARVAAAMGRPVQGMPMLDAARMAIEAIETLCADLGIPRRLRDAGVADDKFEVMADLCVKANYNRWNPRKTTLADFRTLFQEAY
- a CDS encoding rubredoxin, translated to MYTKGTFLELQFSARRLNDAAGEPFWIDLSREEARALCEALQRRLDEALPDTAPPLVVPLDVVADVAADVAAPGKAVSKPAPSADTEFQQWVCLLCGWVYDEAEGVPEEGIPPGTKWADVPDDWRCPLCDVGKEDFAMVPL
- a CDS encoding threonine/serine dehydratase, which codes for MQSTVRPALPATIHHEMLGEMRVPVFADVERAAGALAPHIVRTPLLRSARLDALAGAPVWIKPECLQVTGSFKARGALNALLAMDDATRARGVIAYSTGNHGQAIAWAAKRLGVEATIVMPVDAPRNKVERALAQGARVVHYDRRHESRETIGMRLLDETGGTLVPPGDHPDVLAAQGTLALEALQDLPSGARRNLGTFAAPCGGGGMLAGCGLAIEAISPGTRLVAAEPAAFDDTVRSLRSGQRETNAAGAASICDALQAVTPAELPFAINGRYLDAAHAVSDEEVAAAIRFALEELRLLVEPGGAVALAALLAGRVDLAGRDAVVVLSGGNIDLPLLQTMLQSTAAAMHGN
- a CDS encoding N-carbamoyl-D-amino-acid hydrolase, with the translated sequence MTRLITVAAAQLGPIQKHEGRDVAVGRMVRLLERAHQRGAQAVVFPELALTTFFPRWYHEDLDEAEGWYETELPSPATQPLFDAIRKYGLTVYLGYAEIAFEPDETGIVRKRRFNTSVVIAPSGEIILKYRKVHLPGHAEFATHRKVQHLEKRYFEIGNLGFPVKRAPIGDVDVNLGMMICNDRRWPESWRVLGLQQVELVMLGYNTPSMNQENRGFEAHHLRVFHSQLSIQAGCYQNATFAAAVAKAGNEDGHELFGHSIIVNPQGEILAQATTWDDELIVADCNLDLCELGRSTVFNFEKHRRIEAYGRITEQTGSEAPPVWTPASA